In Lonchura striata isolate bLonStr1 chromosome 2, bLonStr1.mat, whole genome shotgun sequence, a single genomic region encodes these proteins:
- the TNFRSF1A gene encoding tumor necrosis factor receptor superfamily member 1A encodes MRSPALPRTSLGTVILIFVCVLTKESVEITPVPYRLQVPRVALDGRDPSNPLRREKKQMHCQLGQYLHPRKTHCCMRCHAGTYKAKDCDGPDQATVCLPCSNGTFTAVDNTMSKCFQCKRCRTALQQIVETPCTPKQDTVCGCQKNQYRIDSDSEYFQCRNCSSCADGTITSCSKSKDAICRCKPQFFLSRSNICKPCNSCTGEDCLLCPSPVTTSPTSSGPNGNLVLGTLVAIFGVIFVLCVARKVGKLVQKDKIVSSFYSCVSLPQSPKEPVSEVEEKRNKISTLLPESQKETELPLNAALSPTPPPQSSHELPDCVRPTRKTQLPDNPAVLYTVVDHVPPSRWKEFVRRLGLSDYDLERIELEHRRLRDAQYEMLRLWKLQTGHAATLEHISRVLNQMELSGCSDAVQEALLNLTSPQPCSLHNHL; translated from the exons ATGCGcagcccggcgctgccccgcaCCTCGCTGGGGACG GTTATTCTAATATTTGTCTGTGTGTTGACAAAGGAATCTGTAGAAATTACTCCAGTGCCATATAGACTGCAAGTCCCTCGGGTAGCTTTGGATGGAAGAGACCCCTCTAACCCTttgaggagagaaaagaaacagatgCACTGTCAACTGGGACAATACCTACACCCTAGAAAGACCCACTGCTGCATGAGGTGTCATGCAG GTACCTACAAGGCAAAAGACTGTGATGGGCCTGACCAGGCAACTGTCTGTCTTCCGTGCAGCAATGGCACATTCACAGCTGTTGATAACACCATGTCTAAATGCTTCCAGTGCAAACGCTGCCGTACAG cACTCCAGCAGATAGTAGAGACCCCGTGCACCCCAAAGCAAGATACTGTATGTGGTTGTCAGAAGAATCAGTATCGGATTGATTCTGATTCTGAATACTTCCAGTGCAGGAACTGCAGCTCATGTGCTGATGGGACTATTACTAGCT GTTCAAAGAGCAAAGATGCCATTTGCAGGTGTAAGCCTCAATTCTTCCTGTCACGTAGTAATATTTGCAAGCCTTGCAACAG CTGCACTGGAGAAGACTGCTTGCTGTGTCCTAGCCCAGTCACTACCTCACCGACTTCATCTGGGCCAA ATGGAAACCTTGTACTTGGCACCCTTGTTGCAATATTTGGAGTTATCTTCGTCCTCTGCGTTGCACGTAAAGTAGGGAAGCTGGTCCAGAAAGATAAGATAGTGTCATCTTTCTACTCCTGTG tTTCTTTGCCACAGTCACCCAAGGAGCCAGTATCAGAG gttgaggaaaaaagaaataaaatttccacCCTTCTTCCTGAGTCCcagaaggaaacagaattgCCATTAAATGCAGCCCTATCACCTACACCTCCGCCTCAGAGTTCACATGAGTTACCAGACTGTGTCAGACCTACCAGGAAGACACAGCTTCCAGACA ACCCTGCTGTTCTGTACACTGTGGTGGATCACGTGCCACCGTCGCGGTGGAAGGAGTTTGTGCGGCGCCTGGGCCTGAGTGACTACGACCTGGAGCGGATTGAGCTGGAGCACCGGCGCCTGCGAGACGCCCAGTATGAAATGCTGCGCCTGTGGAAACTGCAGACGGGCCATGCTGCCACTCTGGAGCACATCAGCCGTGTTCTCAACCAGATGGAGCTCAGTGGCTGCAGTGACGCTGTTCAAGAAGCTTTGCTAAACCTGACCTCTCCTCAACCTTGCAGCCTCCACAACCATCTTTAA